In Pengzhenrongella sicca, a single genomic region encodes these proteins:
- a CDS encoding ArdC-like ssDNA-binding domain-containing protein, translating to MQDQTTSDREAKLAAVHDTLTRSVAALVSGEDWRRALEFAAKFRSRSFSNTLLIYVQHFEAYEQGRVPDPVPTFVAGYRQWQSLGHQVRRGAGGYAILAPVVARFAATGWADPRSAWRRLGPREKSRPGEILRTQLISTKVAHVWDASSTDGPPIPAPPAPRLLRGRAPDGLWDGLVRQVIGLGFALRVVPDAGALDGANGVTNYLTRTVSIRADVDDASKCRTLGHELAHVLLHGPVLTGAASHRGIAEVEAESVALMLFAAHQMDTSQYTVPYVSTWAATVPGKDPVEVVTATADRVRKTALAILDRMDTHQVGNGDPPGLDRAPHTARPFLQVPAAAVPGPGREPVPDLDLGLVAEPDGVTL from the coding sequence ATGCAGGACCAGACCACCAGCGACCGCGAGGCCAAGCTCGCCGCGGTCCACGACACGCTCACACGGTCCGTAGCAGCGCTCGTGTCCGGCGAGGACTGGCGTCGCGCGCTGGAGTTCGCGGCGAAGTTCCGGTCCCGCTCGTTCAGCAACACGCTGCTGATCTACGTCCAGCACTTCGAGGCGTACGAGCAGGGACGCGTCCCGGACCCGGTACCGACATTCGTCGCGGGGTACCGCCAATGGCAGTCCCTCGGCCACCAAGTCCGCCGGGGAGCCGGCGGGTACGCGATCCTCGCCCCGGTCGTGGCGCGCTTCGCCGCGACCGGCTGGGCGGACCCGCGCAGCGCATGGCGCCGGCTCGGACCCCGGGAGAAGTCCAGGCCCGGTGAGATCCTGCGCACCCAGCTGATCAGCACCAAGGTCGCCCACGTGTGGGACGCCTCCAGCACCGACGGCCCACCGATCCCGGCGCCGCCCGCCCCGCGGTTGCTCCGCGGCCGCGCACCCGACGGGCTCTGGGACGGTCTCGTCCGCCAGGTCATCGGCCTCGGGTTCGCCCTGCGCGTTGTGCCTGACGCGGGCGCCCTCGACGGCGCCAACGGCGTCACCAACTACCTGACCCGGACGGTGTCCATCCGCGCCGATGTCGACGACGCATCCAAGTGCCGCACCCTCGGCCACGAACTCGCCCACGTCCTGCTGCACGGGCCCGTCCTCACCGGCGCCGCGTCCCACCGCGGGATCGCGGAAGTCGAAGCCGAGAGCGTCGCGCTGATGCTCTTCGCCGCCCACCAGATGGACACCTCCCAGTACACCGTCCCCTACGTCTCGACGTGGGCAGCGACCGTGCCCGGCAAGGACCCAGTCGAGGTCGTCACTGCGACCGCCGACCGGGTCCGCAAGACCGCGTTGGCCATCCTCGACCGCATGGACACCCACCAGGTCGGAAACGGCGACCCGCCCGGACTGGACCGCGCACCGCACACCGCCCGCCCCTTCCTCCAGGTACCGGCCGCTGCGGTCCCCGGACCGGGACGCGAACCGGTCCCGGATCTCGACCTCGGACTGGTCGCCGAGCCCGACGGGGTGACGTTGTGA
- a CDS encoding single stranded DNA-binding domain-containing protein, producing the protein MSIPTQTCVSGFIVSMGALEQTAKGVHYVRARVGAVAPAGGQIDPGQPVSKVYFDLYVYGDAAERVSRRFRKGDVFLASGRVGHVPATGTVFVAERIGHDAKRTTYRVVRTHQRRQRALHRREVDEQATPSAPGSATASIPAHAGAI; encoded by the coding sequence ATGTCCATCCCTACCCAGACGTGCGTGTCCGGGTTCATCGTGTCGATGGGCGCACTCGAGCAGACCGCCAAGGGCGTCCACTACGTGCGGGCCCGAGTCGGCGCCGTCGCGCCGGCCGGTGGCCAGATCGACCCGGGCCAGCCAGTCAGCAAGGTCTACTTCGACCTATACGTGTACGGCGACGCGGCCGAACGCGTGTCGCGCCGCTTCCGCAAGGGCGACGTGTTCCTCGCGTCCGGGCGGGTCGGTCACGTCCCGGCGACCGGGACCGTATTCGTCGCCGAGCGGATCGGCCACGACGCCAAGCGAACCACCTACCGGGTGGTGCGCACCCACCAACGCCGGCAACGCGCGCTGCACCGTCGCGAGGTCGACGAACAGGCCACCCCCAGCGCGCCGGGCTCGGCGACCGCGAGCATTCCCGCGCACGCCGGCGCGATCTGA
- a CDS encoding DUF6112 family protein, giving the protein MSLISSPATVVAGITITPNSNGLPGIDALRTIVGAIMTVGLILAVLALIVSAIVWAMGANSSNPHLAGRGKTGVLIALGAAIICGASVTLVNFFWTVGQTI; this is encoded by the coding sequence ATGTCACTGATCAGTTCGCCCGCCACCGTCGTGGCCGGTATCACCATCACCCCGAACTCGAACGGTTTGCCCGGCATCGACGCGTTGCGCACCATCGTCGGCGCGATCATGACCGTCGGGCTCATCCTCGCCGTCCTCGCCCTGATCGTCTCCGCGATCGTGTGGGCGATGGGCGCGAACTCCTCGAACCCGCACCTCGCGGGCCGTGGAAAGACCGGAGTCCTCATCGCCCTGGGCGCGGCGATCATCTGCGGCGCGTCGGTCACCCTCGTGAACTTCTTCTGGACCGTCGGCCAAACCATCTGA
- a CDS encoding ATP-binding protein, with the protein MIGARAQLRTAVLIAPKGERRRLRKERQRAAARVRAAEDGAARAAGQAAARAERAERRATVYLPKAGEPGPATMRSPGRLRLPRHQDTSATWAGAYPFLAEGGLGADGVFVGQDLHSGSSFVYDPWVLYQRGLITAPNMVLAGIVGSGKSSLAKSLYTRSIAFGRRVYVPGDPKGEHTAVAEAVGGRAIALGPGLANRLNPLDEGHRPTGLDDAQWSIQVAARRRDLLGALAETVLDRPLTPLEHTAIDVALTDAVRSAPVPILPMVVDRILAPTTRDDPGRRLVEDGRLVGHALRRLVAGDLAGMFDGPSTVRFDPTLPMMSLDLSRVAQNSAALSVLMTCSSAWMESALADPGGGQRWVVYDEAWRLMQHPALLRRMDAHWRLARHYGIANVLIFHKLSDLDNVGDQGSALRAIASSLLANAETRVIYRQEPDQLGHTATTLALNRTEAALLPTLGDGQGLWRIRGRSFVVQAQLHPDEAALFDTGRRARGET; encoded by the coding sequence GTGATCGGCGCCCGAGCCCAGCTGCGCACGGCGGTCCTGATCGCCCCGAAAGGGGAACGGCGCCGGCTGCGCAAGGAACGCCAGCGGGCGGCGGCGCGCGTGCGCGCCGCCGAGGACGGCGCAGCCCGGGCCGCGGGTCAGGCGGCCGCCCGGGCCGAGCGCGCCGAGCGCCGCGCCACCGTCTACCTGCCGAAGGCGGGAGAGCCCGGCCCGGCGACGATGCGCTCACCTGGCCGGTTGCGCCTTCCCCGCCACCAAGACACATCCGCGACGTGGGCAGGTGCGTACCCGTTCCTGGCCGAGGGCGGGCTCGGCGCCGACGGCGTGTTCGTCGGCCAGGACCTGCACTCAGGCAGCTCGTTCGTGTACGACCCGTGGGTGCTGTACCAGCGGGGGCTGATCACCGCCCCGAACATGGTCCTGGCCGGGATCGTCGGGTCAGGCAAGTCCTCCCTGGCCAAGTCGCTGTACACGCGGTCCATCGCGTTCGGCCGGCGCGTCTACGTGCCCGGCGACCCCAAAGGTGAACACACCGCGGTCGCCGAAGCCGTCGGTGGGCGGGCCATCGCCCTCGGCCCCGGACTGGCGAACCGCCTCAACCCCCTCGACGAGGGCCACCGCCCCACCGGGCTCGACGACGCCCAGTGGTCGATCCAGGTCGCGGCGCGCCGCCGCGACCTCCTCGGCGCCCTCGCCGAGACGGTCCTCGACCGGCCGCTGACCCCGCTCGAGCACACCGCTATCGACGTGGCCTTGACGGACGCCGTCCGGTCGGCACCGGTGCCGATCCTGCCGATGGTCGTGGACCGCATTCTGGCGCCGACCACACGCGATGACCCGGGCCGGCGTCTAGTCGAGGACGGCCGCCTGGTCGGGCACGCGTTGCGCCGGCTGGTGGCCGGGGACCTGGCCGGCATGTTCGACGGGCCTTCGACGGTTCGGTTCGACCCGACGTTGCCGATGATGTCGCTGGACCTGTCCCGGGTAGCCCAGAACAGCGCCGCCTTGTCGGTGCTGATGACGTGCTCGTCGGCGTGGATGGAGTCCGCCCTGGCCGACCCGGGCGGTGGGCAACGGTGGGTCGTCTACGACGAGGCGTGGCGGCTCATGCAGCACCCGGCGTTGCTGCGCCGGATGGATGCGCACTGGCGCCTGGCCCGGCACTACGGCATCGCGAACGTGCTGATCTTCCACAAGCTCTCCGACCTGGACAACGTCGGCGACCAAGGCTCGGCGCTGCGGGCGATCGCGTCGTCGCTGCTCGCCAACGCCGAGACCCGGGTCATCTACCGCCAGGAGCCCGACCAGCTCGGACACACCGCCACCACTCTCGCCCTGAACCGCACCGAAGCTGCGCTCCTGCCCACCCTCGGCGACGGCCAAGGGCTGTGGCGCATTCGTGGCCGCAGCTTCGTCGTCCAAGCCCAGTTGCACCCCGACGAGGCGGCGCTGTTCGACACCGGTCGCCGCGCCCGGGGCGAGACATAG
- a CDS encoding SCO6880 family protein produces MTTGPAGPDADVQAVKFSRLARRGVLLGLSLAQVGVVGAGALLLVVSLYLGGRTLLYCAPALATLAALAWVRIAGTPVISWVPVAGRFVQRVATGQNVFHHRLSSPRPYGTLALPGDAASLRLWTDADAGGAMIHDPHARTLTAIVTVTHPAFTLLDPAEQQRRVTAWGRVLATGCRSGRVAALQVCERTLPDSGKGLTEWWAAHGSRSNSWVTRTYAELIDRAGPAGERHASTVSVSIDLRVCARAIRAAGGRMRGAAAVLTQEMESLCAALRAADLAPSAVLTPGDLALILRSAYDPVVAAALDRRGGAGLDLATAGPVSAAEEWGHTRSDSAFHCVLWISEWPRSAVYPSFLAPLIQTSGVRRTITVLFTPLRADAAARDIRKKKTEYLADAAQRAKLGQIEGAAQHAEYADVLQQEADLTAGHGVLRATGLICVSAPDLIELEQAVAAIEQAAIQASCETRRLWGQQAKAFAAAALPLCRPT; encoded by the coding sequence ATGACCACCGGGCCGGCCGGGCCCGACGCCGACGTTCAGGCCGTGAAGTTCTCCCGCCTGGCTCGCCGGGGAGTTCTCCTGGGATTGTCTCTCGCCCAGGTAGGCGTGGTCGGGGCCGGGGCGCTGCTGCTCGTGGTCAGCCTCTACCTCGGCGGCCGGACGCTCCTGTACTGCGCACCGGCCTTGGCCACTCTGGCGGCGTTGGCGTGGGTGCGCATCGCCGGGACCCCGGTCATCTCCTGGGTGCCGGTCGCGGGCCGGTTCGTCCAGCGCGTCGCAACCGGTCAGAACGTGTTCCACCACCGCCTGAGCTCGCCGCGCCCTTACGGCACCCTCGCCCTGCCCGGTGATGCGGCCAGTCTTCGCCTGTGGACCGATGCCGACGCCGGTGGCGCGATGATCCATGACCCCCACGCCAGGACCTTGACTGCGATCGTCACCGTGACCCACCCGGCCTTCACCCTCCTCGATCCCGCCGAGCAGCAGCGCCGCGTCACTGCGTGGGGCCGGGTCCTGGCGACCGGGTGCCGGTCCGGGCGGGTTGCCGCCCTGCAGGTCTGCGAGCGGACCCTGCCCGACTCCGGCAAGGGCCTCACCGAGTGGTGGGCCGCGCACGGGTCCCGTTCGAACTCGTGGGTCACGCGTACCTACGCCGAGCTCATCGACCGCGCCGGCCCGGCCGGCGAGCGGCACGCCTCGACCGTGTCCGTGTCGATCGACTTGCGCGTGTGCGCCCGCGCGATCCGCGCCGCCGGGGGCCGGATGCGCGGCGCCGCCGCCGTGCTGACCCAGGAGATGGAGTCCTTGTGCGCGGCGCTGCGGGCCGCAGACCTGGCCCCGTCCGCCGTGCTCACCCCCGGTGACCTGGCGCTGATCCTCCGCTCGGCGTACGACCCGGTCGTGGCCGCCGCGCTCGACCGTCGCGGCGGCGCCGGTCTGGACCTCGCGACCGCCGGACCCGTGTCGGCCGCCGAGGAATGGGGCCACACCCGGTCCGACTCCGCCTTTCACTGCGTGCTCTGGATCTCGGAGTGGCCCCGGTCGGCCGTGTATCCCAGCTTCCTCGCCCCGCTGATCCAGACCTCGGGGGTGCGCCGCACGATCACGGTGCTATTCACCCCGCTGCGCGCCGACGCCGCGGCCCGCGACATCCGCAAGAAGAAGACCGAGTACCTCGCCGACGCCGCCCAACGCGCCAAGCTCGGGCAAATCGAAGGCGCCGCCCAGCACGCCGAGTACGCCGACGTCCTCCAACAAGAAGCCGACCTCACCGCCGGGCACGGCGTCCTGCGCGCCACCGGGCTCATCTGCGTCAGCGCCCCCGACCTGATCGAACTCGAGCAGGCGGTCGCCGCGATCGAACAGGCCGCCATCCAAGCCTCCTGCGAGACCCGCCGGTTGTGGGGGCAGCAAGCCAAGGCGTTCGCCGCGGCGGCGCTACCGCTGTGCCGCCCGACATAG
- a CDS encoding tyrosine-type recombinase/integrase translates to MSGRPRTSIGTFGEIRIVDLGGRYRAETRYRDLDGRLRKVRATARSMRAVQSSIKDRLASRVGYGGGGLLSLSSPFGDLAQLWLEDLEVRDISEGTKENYRDDLRLHVLPFFASYTLGELSTGRVEVFLKSELAVSYSRAKHSKTLLSMMFAFALRHDAIPRNPLEGTSDLIRPKHVVQAMTLVQVQQIRAAVAAWRTGPGVLGPRPDGTVRDVCEVLLGTSMRPGEVLALRPVDITETRQGMVAHIQGTVVERKKTGCHRQDHPKTDASNRRIPVPEFAARVIRERLAQLTPDQSEVTIFHNRYGKVLTLHNLRRTFREVVKDAGLEGLGITPRWYRRTGATILARGIGVDAAATYLGHTSTVITEKHYIQPDAFIDQTPAIMLDRSLRPVDPDGTLLAGRVSDEEDDLLDTIDEAEGEG, encoded by the coding sequence GTGAGCGGGCGGCCGCGCACCTCCATCGGGACGTTCGGTGAGATCCGGATCGTCGACCTAGGGGGCAGGTACCGGGCGGAGACCCGCTACCGGGACCTGGATGGCCGGCTGCGCAAGGTCCGCGCCACCGCGAGGTCGATGCGGGCGGTGCAGTCCTCGATCAAGGACCGCCTGGCTTCGCGCGTCGGGTACGGCGGCGGCGGGCTACTGAGCCTGTCCAGCCCGTTCGGAGATCTGGCCCAGCTGTGGCTCGAAGACCTTGAGGTCCGCGACATCTCGGAGGGGACCAAGGAGAACTACCGCGACGACCTTCGCCTGCACGTGTTGCCGTTCTTCGCCAGCTACACCCTCGGCGAACTTTCCACCGGCAGGGTCGAGGTCTTCCTCAAGAGCGAGCTCGCGGTCTCCTACTCGCGAGCTAAGCACTCCAAGACGCTGCTGAGCATGATGTTCGCGTTCGCACTGCGTCACGACGCGATCCCTCGCAATCCGCTGGAGGGGACCTCGGATCTGATCCGGCCTAAGCATGTGGTGCAGGCGATGACCTTGGTGCAGGTGCAGCAGATCCGCGCCGCCGTCGCCGCGTGGCGCACGGGTCCCGGTGTGCTGGGACCTCGACCGGACGGGACGGTCCGAGATGTTTGCGAGGTCCTCCTGGGGACCTCGATGCGGCCGGGGGAGGTGCTCGCTCTGCGCCCGGTCGACATCACCGAGACTCGGCAGGGGATGGTCGCCCACATCCAGGGCACCGTCGTCGAACGCAAGAAGACTGGGTGCCACCGCCAGGATCACCCCAAGACCGACGCATCGAACCGGCGCATCCCGGTGCCGGAGTTCGCAGCCCGGGTGATCCGTGAGCGGCTCGCACAGCTGACGCCCGACCAGTCAGAGGTCACGATCTTCCACAACCGGTACGGCAAGGTCCTTACCCTGCACAACCTTCGTCGTACGTTCCGTGAGGTGGTCAAGGACGCAGGTCTGGAGGGTCTTGGCATCACCCCACGCTGGTACCGGCGCACCGGCGCCACGATCCTCGCCCGCGGAATCGGTGTGGACGCCGCTGCGACGTACCTCGGGCACACCTCCACAGTCATCACCGAGAAGCATTACATCCAGCCCGACGCATTCATCGACCAGACCCCGGCCATCATGCTGGACCGGTCCCTGCGGCCCGTCGATCCTGACGGCACGTTGCTTGCAGGACGAGTCTCGGACGAAGAGGACGATCTGCTCGACACGATCGACGAAGCTGAAGGGGAAGGTTGA
- a CDS encoding helix-turn-helix transcriptional regulator → MTIEPPRFISLARACELLGVSSSQGYALVRGGEIPAIQVGGRGIWRIEVRELEAYIQRQYAATRSKIAQDDSSQVDSTQVDSTQVDSTRGDRSRPVSGG, encoded by the coding sequence GTGACGATCGAGCCGCCTCGTTTCATCAGCCTGGCCCGCGCGTGCGAGCTGCTGGGCGTCTCCTCTAGCCAGGGGTACGCGCTCGTGCGCGGCGGGGAGATCCCGGCGATCCAGGTCGGTGGCCGCGGGATCTGGCGGATCGAGGTGCGCGAGCTGGAGGCGTACATCCAACGCCAGTACGCCGCGACCCGCTCCAAGATCGCCCAAGACGACTCGAGCCAGGTCGACTCCACGCAGGTCGACTCCACGCAGGTCGACTCCACGCGGGGCGATCGTTCGCGGCCGGTTAGCGGCGGGTGA
- a CDS encoding conjugal transfer protein TrbL, with protein MGVCEVPVVDGLCNAAAEASTNWLITGFEGAAEVAGHTAAFLFESMWSIFEATTFVDLTSGRFTSVYNLLFGIAVFVMLAFFLLQVTAAMIRREGAALTRAVLGLAKSVLGSFIALTLIAAALEITDQLTLGIVSAAGTTMEDLGARIALLSGGIALTMPLAPGVGALLSLFVASLAIGGAFIIWISLLIRKALLLVAIVFAPVAMAGLSWDATRGWVSRWATFVIALIVSKLVIVVFFLLAVAEQSAPISSDLQSLSDPISGVVLMLIAGFAPYLTYKAISFIGVDFYHAASSEQEAKHALDRPLPTPSRPARPTPTQVLDGGHGARPPTTPATSAARPAGPAAPAGTSAGAAGGAASGGAAAGAAGGAVAAAGVGVVAVGAAAAGRTWAAGQRTGRTVAGAAGSHHDGAATTGRGDRR; from the coding sequence ATGGGTGTGTGTGAAGTTCCCGTCGTCGACGGACTGTGCAACGCCGCGGCCGAGGCCAGCACGAACTGGCTCATCACCGGGTTTGAGGGCGCCGCCGAGGTCGCCGGCCACACGGCAGCGTTCTTGTTCGAGTCGATGTGGTCGATCTTCGAAGCCACGACGTTCGTGGACCTCACCAGCGGCCGGTTCACCTCCGTCTACAACCTGCTGTTCGGCATCGCCGTGTTCGTCATGCTCGCCTTCTTCCTGCTCCAGGTCACCGCCGCGATGATCCGCCGCGAGGGCGCCGCCCTGACGCGCGCCGTACTCGGGCTCGCCAAATCGGTCCTGGGGTCATTCATCGCGTTGACGTTGATCGCCGCCGCGTTGGAGATCACCGATCAGCTCACCCTCGGCATCGTGAGCGCGGCGGGGACCACCATGGAAGACCTCGGCGCCCGGATCGCTCTGCTTTCCGGTGGCATCGCGTTGACGATGCCGCTGGCCCCAGGCGTCGGCGCCCTGCTCAGCTTGTTCGTCGCGTCGTTGGCGATCGGTGGGGCGTTCATAATCTGGATCAGCCTGCTCATCCGCAAAGCCCTGCTGCTGGTTGCGATCGTGTTCGCGCCCGTCGCGATGGCGGGCCTGTCGTGGGACGCCACCCGCGGCTGGGTGTCGCGGTGGGCCACGTTCGTGATCGCGCTGATCGTGTCCAAGCTCGTGATCGTGGTCTTCTTTCTCCTCGCTGTCGCCGAGCAGAGCGCACCGATTAGCTCCGACCTGCAATCTCTGTCGGACCCGATCTCCGGGGTCGTCCTGATGCTGATCGCCGGGTTCGCCCCTTACCTGACGTACAAGGCGATCAGCTTCATCGGCGTGGACTTCTACCACGCCGCCAGCAGCGAACAAGAAGCCAAGCACGCCCTGGACCGTCCGCTGCCGACCCCCAGCCGCCCCGCCCGGCCCACCCCGACACAGGTCCTCGACGGCGGTCACGGTGCACGGCCGCCGACAACCCCGGCAACCTCCGCGGCACGGCCCGCAGGGCCGGCGGCGCCCGCAGGCACGTCCGCCGGGGCCGCCGGTGGCGCTGCGTCGGGCGGGGCTGCGGCGGGCGCTGCGGGCGGTGCGGTGGCGGCGGCCGGCGTGGGTGTCGTCGCCGTGGGTGCCGCTGCGGCCGGGCGCACCTGGGCTGCGGGCCAGCGCACGGGACGGACCGTGGCCGGCGCCGCCGGCAGCCACCACGACGGCGCCGCGACCACGGGCCGAGGAGATCGGCGATGA
- a CDS encoding type IV secretory system conjugative DNA transfer family protein gives MTSSRAGAAAGPVNDELVNVALTLLVAFAALAGVLRVAATITAFVAGTARPAGGLEAGVRVLAGPTDPATALGAPGLNVVAYWSVVALMLAALGVGAWCGWRLLGRRQTASSRDPHRLVGTATSRDVTVSASPKSLLARSSTLRPSLTAPIPADVGYLLGTAHRRSVWSSVEDSMLLLGPPRSGKGLHVVINAILDAPGAVITTSTRPDNLAATITARRRRGPVAVFDPQQLAEGLPTGLRWSPVRGCENPLTAMIRATGLSSATGLSSGGVESGGFWEGKTRTALQGLLHAAALGECSPRQLFSWSLSPSTAADAVAILASHPGAAPGWSESLDAMIHSDPRTRDSIWMGVSLALSCLADPRVMDAVTPRPDEQFDPTEFLTHNGTLYLLATGAGAGASWPLVAAFIEDLVETARHLAAASTGARLDPPLLLALDEIGNLAPLPSLPVLMAEGGGTGITTMTVLQSLSQARDKWGDHAAGAIWDASIVKVVLGGTSAARDLQDLSALVGERDEQTDSVTRGDYGSRSVQSSTRRVPVMPPEVIRTLPFGTALLLLRSAPPVVTDLRPWTRRPDATRLAGERIAVERSLRRSA, from the coding sequence ATGACCTCCTCCCGTGCGGGCGCAGCTGCTGGCCCGGTCAATGACGAGCTGGTCAACGTGGCCCTCACCCTCTTGGTCGCCTTCGCAGCACTGGCCGGGGTGCTCCGCGTGGCCGCCACGATCACGGCGTTCGTTGCGGGCACCGCGCGGCCCGCCGGTGGCCTCGAGGCGGGGGTGCGGGTGCTCGCCGGCCCCACTGACCCCGCGACCGCGCTCGGCGCGCCCGGCCTGAACGTCGTCGCGTACTGGAGTGTCGTCGCCCTCATGCTCGCCGCGCTGGGGGTCGGGGCCTGGTGTGGGTGGCGGCTCCTCGGGCGGCGGCAGACGGCATCGTCGCGCGACCCGCACCGCCTGGTCGGAACGGCGACGTCCCGCGACGTCACCGTGTCCGCCTCGCCGAAGTCCCTGCTCGCCCGCTCGAGCACCCTGCGCCCCTCGCTGACCGCGCCGATACCCGCCGACGTCGGGTACCTGCTCGGCACCGCCCACCGGCGCAGCGTCTGGTCCTCGGTCGAGGACTCCATGCTGCTGCTCGGACCGCCCCGCTCCGGCAAAGGTCTGCACGTGGTCATCAACGCGATCCTCGACGCGCCGGGCGCCGTCATCACGACCTCGACTCGACCCGACAACCTCGCCGCCACGATCACCGCCCGCCGCCGCCGCGGCCCGGTCGCCGTGTTCGACCCCCAACAGCTCGCCGAAGGGCTCCCCACCGGGCTGCGCTGGTCACCAGTGCGCGGCTGCGAGAACCCACTGACCGCGATGATCCGCGCCACCGGCCTGTCCTCAGCGACCGGCCTGTCCAGCGGCGGCGTCGAGTCCGGCGGGTTCTGGGAAGGTAAGACCCGCACCGCCCTCCAAGGGCTGCTGCACGCCGCCGCTCTCGGCGAGTGCAGCCCCCGACAGCTGTTCTCCTGGTCGCTGTCACCGTCGACAGCCGCCGACGCCGTCGCGATCCTCGCCTCCCACCCCGGCGCCGCCCCGGGGTGGTCCGAATCGCTCGACGCGATGATCCACTCCGACCCCCGCACCAGAGACTCCATCTGGATGGGCGTCTCCCTCGCCCTGTCGTGCCTGGCGGACCCACGCGTCATGGACGCCGTCACCCCACGGCCCGACGAGCAGTTCGACCCCACCGAGTTCCTCACCCACAACGGCACCCTGTACCTGCTCGCGACCGGCGCGGGCGCCGGCGCGTCCTGGCCGCTCGTCGCCGCGTTCATCGAAGACCTCGTCGAGACCGCCCGACACCTCGCCGCCGCCTCCACAGGCGCCCGCCTAGACCCTCCACTGCTGCTCGCCCTCGACGAGATCGGCAACCTCGCCCCTCTGCCGTCCCTGCCCGTGCTCATGGCTGAAGGCGGTGGCACCGGCATCACCACCATGACCGTGCTGCAGTCCCTGTCCCAGGCACGCGACAAGTGGGGCGACCACGCGGCCGGGGCGATCTGGGACGCGTCCATCGTCAAAGTCGTCCTCGGCGGCACGTCCGCCGCCCGCGACCTCCAAGACCTGTCCGCGCTCGTCGGCGAACGCGACGAACAGACCGACTCCGTCACCCGAGGCGACTACGGCTCCCGGTCCGTGCAGAGCTCCACCAGACGCGTCCCCGTCATGCCACCGGAAGTGATCCGCACCCTGCCGTTCGGCACCGCCCTGCTCCTGCTGCGCTCGGCACCCCCAGTGGTCACCGACCTGCGTCCCTGGACCCGGCGACCCGACGCCACCCGGCTCGCCGGCGAGCGCATCGCCGTCGAACGATCCCTACGACGATCAGCGTAA
- a CDS encoding helix-turn-helix transcriptional regulator, whose product MSGLLKRSKDMACGHLLGTLASSLDLERPDLGASRGPSARAAHLSFMDIQDSAPRTLEVLSLPELAERLHVSAQTLYDLRTKGRGPRGFRVGPRLMFRVVEIEAWLARMEADDARRHDRSRP is encoded by the coding sequence ATGTCTGGGCTCCTGAAGAGGAGCAAGGACATGGCCTGTGGGCATTTATTGGGCACTTTGGCGTCGTCACTCGACCTGGAGCGGCCCGATCTCGGCGCGTCTCGAGGACCCTCGGCGCGGGCCGCACACCTGAGTTTCATGGACATACAGGACAGTGCGCCGCGCACCTTAGAGGTGCTCTCGTTGCCGGAGCTCGCCGAGAGGCTCCACGTCAGCGCGCAGACGCTGTACGACCTGCGGACCAAGGGCCGCGGCCCACGCGGGTTCCGCGTCGGACCCAGGCTGATGTTTCGGGTGGTCGAGATCGAGGCCTGGCTCGCCCGGATGGAGGCCGACGACGCTCGCAGGCATGACCGGAGCCGACCGTGA